GACACCTTGGGCCGCCGCCGCTTGGCCAGCGCGAGTGCCTCCAGCGGGCTGTACCCTCGCGACACGAGCACGCACAGCGCCAGCAGCGCGCTGCGGCCGATGCCGTACTCGCTGAATGAAGACCTTCTCCCCCCGATCCAGGCGCTCGCGGACCCAGGCCACCCCGTCGCGAATCATCGGCAGGCTGATGGCACACATGTCCACCGTGGGCAAGTGCAGCAGGGTGATGCCGTGCTCGCGCAGCACGCGCTCGTCGTCACAGCACTCCACCCGGACGTCGACGACGCAACGGATGCCGAGCCGCTGGGAGAGATGGGCCGCGGCTTCCATCGGGAAGCTGCCTCCCACCACGAGCTCGGGAGTCACCCAGTCGAGGTTTCATCTCCATCGGCTCCTGCAACATGCGTGGCGCTCCCGTCAGGGGGGAGCACACGATAGGAATCGGGCTCGCGAAGAGAAGCGAAGGGACGCGGGCGCGGATGCGCCACGGGCCCTGGACGTTGAAGGCCCGACACAGGCCCTCCTCTCTTCATTTCTTCCGGCCCTCGAACACGCAGGTGCAGCGGCTCCTCCCGCTTGGCGTTGAAGTGTCCAAATCCAATCGCGGATGTCCGCCTGGGGATGGGAGAACAGGCGCGCGCCCTTGGCGGCGATCTCCTCGGGGTTGCTCGCGCGCGCGCAGCCCCGCCATGGCCTGGGCCAGCCGCACCGGCTCCACGGGCCCTGGCGCCAGCTCGAACAGCTCGCCCGCCACCTGGTTGACCCAGCCCTGCTCCGTAGCCGGACTCGGCGTCGTTGAGCATCCCCATGAGTACCGGGGTTTCATCCATCCTCCAGCCAACACTCCGCCACACGTGGGGGAAAGGCCAGCACCATGGCGAAGGAGTACCGAAGTCCTGGAGCGGGAGGGGGCGGCGGTACGTAGCTCGAGGCTCGGCGAAGTTCGCGGGGCAGGCCGTGGTGGGCTTTGCGTACGGTGGTGCGTGAGTACCAGAAGTGATCCATCAGAAGCCCGACAGCTCAATCACCACCCCGTCTCAGTTTCTCTCGAGCCTCCTGCAACAGCACGGTCAACACGCGGCCGCGCACATGTCTTAGTTCGAGCAACTGCTTCCCGGAGCGTGTCCGGACTGAATGTGGGCGCACGCAGCCCTGCTCGGCCTGTCTGTCGAGCCATTCGATCAGCTCCGCCAGTGAGCGGGCCAGCACGGCCTTGTCATCCTCGTCCCGCCCGAAGTTGATCACCTGACCGACATGACCTTGGGGTCCTGGGGCGAGATCCACTCCGAGGTAGTTGCCCTCCAGAGGTTCCTTCCACAGCGGCACCCACCCCGGGTGGGTGTACACACGCTGAATGGCGCCCGGAGCCAGGGAGAGCGCGGATTTGTTCAAATCCTGCAACTCGCGGGCGGAACTGTGCGCACGCAGCCCGGCCCACTGTCTCCACTCGGCCTGGGCCTCGGCCACCGAGAGAAATTGGAAGCCGGCGAGCACTCCCATCTCCCCATCGCCCTGGCCGTCGTTCAGCCTCCACCACTGAGTCACCTCTATCGGGAGGGGACCGCCAACGACCTCCTCGAGTCCCTGGATGCTGGCCTCGTTGGCGGGTGGACGGAGTTGGTTGGCCAACTCCGGCGCATTCCCTTGCAACCACTCCCGGTAGCGCAGCCACGCTTGCTCGAGCGGAGCGCCCCACATGCTCAGTCCTCGTACTCGTAGTCGGCGCTCCAAGCCCAGCGCTCATCCGGCCGCTGCCGGAATAGATAGGTGGCGACCTTCAGTCCGGTGGCGTATCGGCGGTGTAGCAGGAAGAGCTTGCGCACGGCGAACTCCATGGATTCATCCGCCACCATCGAACCCGGTACCCCCGGGGCGGTTTCAAAAGAAAGCTGATAGCTCTCCTTGTCCCCGGCGCCGGGTTTGCACTCGGCCCGCAGGGTCACGGCATGCCAGCCCTGTGGCATTCTCGCGAGCACCGCCCGGCCCAACTCACGATCGACCTCGAACTGTTCGTCCTGGAGCATCGTTCAACCATAGAGGAACTGCGTCTCGACCTCAAAAGTATTCCGGTCACCCTTGACCCGCCAGAGCGGCCATCGCAACTCCCGGCCATGCCGATCATACAAGCGGAAGGCCCTTTGCAACAGTGCCTCCAATTCAGGCGTGACGGCGAGTTCCCGACGCTCCCGGTCGAGGAAGGCCACCAGCTTGGCGGGAGTCGGCAGCCTGCGCTCGAAAACGACCTTGTTCCAGTTGGCGCCAGCAGCCGCGATCATCGCTTTGGCCACCTCCTGATCCAGCGCGGTCCGTTCCTGGACCAGCGCCTCGTGGGCCGCCAGCGTTTCGAGTGCTACCTGGTAGGTCCACCCCGCCCCACTTCGCCGGAAGCGGAATTCGATCATCCGTATCGGCTCGCCCGACTGCGGAGCCCGCTGGAAGAAGGTCCTCAGCGCCTCCGTCAACGCGCTGGAGTTCTGCTTGATGGGGGGCGGCTTGGGCGCCTCGATAAGCCCCCCTTGTAAGGCAATTCCCTCCTGATCCATCGCTACTGCTTGGCAAGACGCCTCCGTATGGGAGGAATGCGCGTCCTTGAGAAACCCCAACATCAGACTGCCCAGTGACTCGATCTGCGGCTGCAACTTCTCCCGAATACCCAATGTCTATCTCCGATCAGTTCCTGGGGTTGGCAATAGTCGTTCGGAATCCTGGCACTCTATTTCCATCCGGCCCCACGAGGTCATGGATGACTTCGTGGGGTCGCATCTCGTCGCCATGATATTGAGGCTCGTGAATGGACCTGCTGCCCGGATTTTCCTTGGCGTACTCGATGGCCTGGTTCTCCCAGCGCTTCTTGGTGCTCAGGTTGGATTTGGTCCCATGCTCGGCGATCACGTTCTCTTGGACGTTGACGTTATCGGCATGAGCCGCGCCACGCTCGGGGACCAAGTGGCCACGGTGGTCGACCCCCGTCTGGAGTCCCTCGGGCCTGATGCTGCTGGACAGCCCCTCCTTCTCATAGGTGGTAGGAGGATCCAACACGCCCTCGGCATGGATGGTGCGGCCCTTGGAGTCTACATGGTAGACGGCATCCCCGTTGCCATACTCGACGCGACGGGTGCCCTCAGGCATAGACGTTCCATCCGACAGGAACATCTCGTCCTTGCCGAGCACCGTCTCCCGGCGCGAGCCTGGAGGAAGCGGCTCGGGTTCGGGGCGGATCTCAGGGACCGCTTCGGGTTCGGGTCGAATCTCGGGGACCGGTTCGGGTTCGGGTCGGCCCCGTAGGCCCTTCAGCCCACGACCCACGACCCAGGGATCGAGCAGGCTGCCCACCAGTTCGCCCAGTGCCCCACTTTTCTGGGTCTTCGGTACGTCGAGTGGGCAGGACTGTCGACAAGAGGCCGTGCGCATGGGGAGGACATGGGGCTCAAGGGCGTGCGGAGCCGAGCGATGGCCATGGGATTCAAGTCCCCGCGAGAGTTCGAGGCATGAATGAGACAGGGGCACGACCTGGGGTGCCGAAAGCCGCAGCTGTGCATGACAGAGCGCCTGGCTCCGCTGCCCTACTGGCCGGGTTGCAGTCGAATCTGTCGGCGCTGCGGGGCTCGGTCCCCAGCCGCCTGCTTCTACGGCGAGGGGCTATGCCGCTACTGGCAACGGCGGAGTGAACTCCATGCCCCCGCAGCACAGCAGTATCATCGCCCTGAATGCCTTGGGATTGCGGAAGCCATAGGCGCGGCGGCTGAGGGCTCGAATCTTGTTGTTGATTCCCTCCACCACTCCGTTGCTCAGTCCCGTCTCCACGTAGGCGAGAATGCCGTCCTTGTGCCGCTGGACTGTCTTCGCCAGCTTCGCGAAGGGGGCGAGCCTGGAGTGGCTGGCCCATTGACACCACTTGTCCAGGTGCTCCGAGGCTCGCTTGGGCTGCACGTAGTCCATGCCCCGTGCCAGGCTTTCCTTGAGCAGATAGGCCCGGTAGAGCGTCTGGTTCGTCTTCTTCAACTCGCTGAGCTTCTCTCCCTGGCGCACCGTCAGGTTCCACGGATTCTTCAGCAACGCCCAGCGGCTCTGTTTGAGCGCCTTTCCCTCCTGGCTCCCCGCCTGCTCGCGCACCTCTTGCCGGCGCACCGTATCCAGCGCTTCGTTCGCCAGCTTCTGCACGTGGAACCGGTCGAACACCTTGCGCACATGTGGGGCACGGTTGCCCACCGCCTTGCTGAAGGCCGCCGACAGGTCCATCGTCGCGTGCGTCAACTCCTTCGTCCTCTCCTCTCCCAGCTCGTCGAAGAAGGCGTCCAGGGTCTCTTCGTTCTTCCCCTCTCCCACCCAGACGACTCGCGAGCGCAGGTGGTCCACCACCAGGCTCACGTACTTGTGCCCGGCTTTCCAGCCCAGCTCGTCCACTCCAATGATTTGCAACCCCTCCAGGCGGCCTGGCGACAGGCGCTCCTCGACAATGCGCTCGATGATGGTGCCCACCGTGCGCCAGTTGATGCCCAGCAGCCGGCAGATGGAGGACTTGTCCAGGCGTTGCGCCTGCCAGGCCACCAGCTCCTCGAAGGCCCGCGTGAAGCTCGAGTCGTGCGCCGCCCAGGCCACCCGCTCCACTCTCACCCCATGCTCGCGGCAGTGCACACGGCGCGGGGCGTAATGCAGCCAGAAGATGGTTTGTCCCAGCGCCAGGTGCCGCCACAACCGCCCAGGGCTCGTGTCGTAGCCGGGGGCGGGCCGGCCGCACACTCCGCAGCGAGGCTTGCGCTGGCGCGGGCGCACCTCCACCACCACTCCCTTGGCCTCCAGCCGGGCCCCTTGCACACTCAGCCCCTGGATGCGCAACACCCGCCCCAGCACCTCTCGCAGCCTTGGCCCCGCCACGCCCCGCCTCCCCCTCCAGCACCCCGGGGGCGGCACGTATTGCAACTCCGCGACCTGGTCTCTTCCCAGAGCGACAGCCTCTATCGGCTTCTCGCTCCCCATCTCTCATCGGAGACCCTCCCGTCCACGGCGGGAACGCCCATTTCGGCTACAGAAGATCCACTTTTCTGCTCCATCGACATGCCGTCCCACGACATGACGAGGCCCACCATACCCACGATCCCCACGATGGCCAGCCCCACGGCCACCACGGCCGCGGCAAGGGGGGCGACCGCGGCAAGCAGCAGCAATCCGGCGCCGAAGAGGGCCGTCATCAGCAACCCCTTGGCGGCCCCTTCCAGGAAGCAGGAGAGGCAGAATCCCTCTCCGCTCAGGGCCATGTTGACGCCCAGCCCCACGGCCGTGCCCACGACGGCGCCCAGCAGCAGTGCTGGCAAGGCCACTCCGGCCACGGCCACCACCGCCGCCGCCGCCGCGACGCCGGCCACCACCGACAGCACGCCCCCCCCAACTCCAGAGCCCTAACGGATCCGTTCGGTTGATCGGATCGTTATGCGCGTAGGCATAGAAGTGGGTGCCGTTGAGCCATTTGAGCGGGTCTGGCGAGGTGTAGCGCCCGAGCCGCGGCGCATAGTAGCGGAAGCGGTTGTAGTGAAGCCCCGTCTCCTCGTCATGGTATTGGCCGGGCAGCCGCAGTGGGTTGTCTACCCTGCCGGAGACCGAGGCCAGGCCGAAAGCACCATAGACGGCGGACCAGACCACGCGGCCCAGCCAGTCCGTAATCCGCTCGGGTGCGCCCTGGAGATTGGTGTGGAAGAGGTAAACCTGTCCGTCCACACGCATAGCCAGCGGCACGTGGGTGCCAGGCTGGTAGAGATAGTCCTGGATGGTGACCTGACCCTGCTCGCGGCGCTCCTCTCGTACCAGGTGCTCGCCGGCCCACAGGTAGCGGACCTCTCGTCGAGCGGTGCGCTTCCACAGGCGCCGGCCGAGTGCATCGTAGCCAAAGGTCACCTCGAGCCCCGCGGGCGTGCGCGCCCTCACCAGCAGGTTTCGAGCGTCGTATTCGAAGTACCACTGCCCGGCTGGCTCGTGCAGCGAGATGAGGTTGCCCCTCTCGTCATACGCACACTGCTGCTCGCCCTGGTACAGCAGTCTGTCGGCAGCGTCGAACGAGGCCTGCTCCCCATTGGCCCTCACCCGGTTGCCGCACGCATCGTAGGCGAACTCCTCGTCGGGCAACCCCGCCGACTGCGTCGCCAGCAGTCTCCCCTCCGCGTCGTAATGGAAAGAGCGCTCCGCGTGCTCGGAGTCTTTCGTGGAGAGCAACCGTCCCTGCTCATCATGCGTGTAGTCCTGCCGGAAGAGCAGCGCGCCGTTGGCCCCGCCATGACGGCTTTCGCT
Above is a window of Cystobacter fuscus DNA encoding:
- a CDS encoding SMI1/KNR4 family protein, yielding MWGAPLEQAWLRYREWLQGNAPELANQLRPPANEASIQGLEEVVGGPLPIEVTQWWRLNDGQGDGEMGVLAGFQFLSVAEAQAEWRQWAGLRAHSSARELQDLNKSALSLAPGAIQRVYTHPGWVPLWKEPLEGNYLGVDLAPGPQGHVGQVINFGRDEDDKAVLARSLAELIEWLDRQAEQGCVRPHSVRTRSGKQLLELRHVRGRVLTVLLQEAREKLRRGGD
- a CDS encoding DNA/RNA non-specific endonuclease, translating into MLGKDEMFLSDGTSMPEGTRRVEYGNGDAVYHVDSKGRTIHAEGVLDPPTTYEKEGLSSSIRPEGLQTGVDHRGHLVPERGAAHADNVNVQENVIAEHGTKSNLSTKKRWENQAIEYAKENPGSRSIHEPQYHGDEMRPHEVIHDLVGPDGNRVPGFRTTIANPRN
- a CDS encoding ISL3 family transposase, which translates into the protein MAGPRLREVLGRVLRIQGLSVQGARLEAKGVVVEVRPRQRKPRCGVCGRPAPGYDTSPGRLWRHLALGQTIFWLHYAPRRVHCREHGVRVERVAWAAHDSSFTRAFEELVAWQAQRLDKSSICRLLGINWRTVGTIIERIVEERLSPGRLEGLQIIGVDELGWKAGHKYVSLVVDHLRSRVVWVGEGKNEETLDAFFDELGEERTKELTHATMDLSAAFSKAVGNRAPHVRKVFDRFHVQKLANEALDTVRRQEVREQAGSQEGKALKQSRWALLKNPWNLTVRQGEKLSELKKTNQTLYRAYLLKESLARGMDYVQPKRASEHLDKWCQWASHSRLAPFAKLAKTVQRHKDGILAYVETGLSNGVVEGINNKIRALSRRAYGFRNPKAFRAMILLCCGGMEFTPPLPVAA
- a CDS encoding RHS repeat domain-containing protein — its product is MLKLGEQQTRELRRLQLGELLLRNLNALGQEAERDPLTGDILARDGRGHVRRLHLDPLGYVGGVTTPLNRRWHMENDSEGHLQALTLPSGMRFGMRYQGSKLVEISDDQQHVWRISYDAQGQPRKLTHPDQTATVLEHQASGLPTLLQDRLGGVTCFEYDERERLTTLTDPGGRRTRFTYGAGPNPHRVERPDGSAEHYTYDASGRLLSCSVGQMPLFTVAYEGTSHREIRYADGVVLHLTQDARGRVTRAAGPEGEVEFTYDEQGKLVRERQDEQVIEYTYDEAGLLTALVLPSGEQVRYGYDADLRLAEVTDWNGGLHTMEHLPNDRGHQFHAANGVTTSVGLSKAGLPQWSESRHGGANGALLFRQDYTHDEQGRLLSTKDSEHAERSFHYDAEGRLLATQSAGLPDEEFAYDACGNRVRANGEQASFDAADRLLYQGEQQCAYDERGNLISLHEPAGQWYFEYDARNLLVRARTPAGLEVTFGYDALGRRLWKRTARREVRYLWAGEHLVREERREQGQVTIQDYLYQPGTHVPLAMRVDGQVYLFHTNLQGAPERITDWLGRVVWSAVYGAFGLASVSGRVDNPLRLPGQYHDEETGLHYNRFRYYAPRLGRYTSPDPLKWLNGTHFYAYAHNDPINRTDPLGLWSWGGRAVGGGRRRGGGGGGGRGRSGLASTAAGRRRGHGRGAGRQHGPERRGILPLLLPGRGRQGVADDGPLRRRIAAACRGRPPCRGRGGRGAGHRGDRGYGGPRHVVGRHVDGAEKWIFCSRNGRSRRGREGLR